GGTTCTCGACAGTGTTGACAACAAGAATTCTTTAGTTGATATCATTAAAAATACCAAAATTGGTACTACCAAGAAGGATCTTCTAATTGGCATTCAGAATGCTGCGCAGGTAAATCTTTGACAATACTAGTCAATGTTTCAAATAAGAGCAAATTAGGTAGGGGAAATAGTAGCACAATTTTTCAGGAATTTTATCGCTAACCATATTTTTATAGCTAGGGAGTTGGAAGGATAGATCCTGGCTATGGAAATGATGCAATTATCATTGCTGCTAACAAGATTTCCAAATGAAATATTACTGTACCTTGTACTTGACAGTAGAGAGCAGTACAATCAACCCATGCTCTACTCAAGGAATTCGTTCCTGATAATCGTGTCccttcactcttctgtcttccagcgacatgaggtttaatttCTGTAGCCTTTCATACCAAGAATgattgagggccacaggactaacaacactgcaaaccagacattacagggctgatctcatcaaAGCTTTTAAAAACCTGTATTGAACAATTTGGAGGGCattgatccagacaacttctttaaaagatcagatgtaacacaaacaaggagcaatggtttcaagctcaagccacaatgcaggacagaaaacaggagatgctgttTCACCTATAGAGTTATAAACCCACGGAACTACCTGCCCACCGAAtccataaatgccaaaacactaCTGCAATTTAAGTTCCAGCTAGACTcccaaaagcttttgatacagttccaCACAAAAGACAAATGCACAAGATGGAGAGATGCTGGGACAGGATAGGCACTGGACTGGGTACAGGAGTACTAAATAGACAAGAAACAAAGGGTCATATTAAGAGAAGATATGTCAGGCTGGAGAGGAAGTGTGACAAGTGTGAGGAGAGGAAGTTCtcaaagtgtggcactggggcaaacCCTGACTGTGGCTTATGATGCTCCCTGACAAACGAGCATCTTTTATAGATTATGTATGTGCTATATGTGGGTTctgatttacctgagagccactaacactagtggccttgatgaggacaggaagctgggggcttgtcaaaggtccccaccccccatttaccttgatgatcttttccagctttaCTTTAAATGTTAACAGAgttttggtatttacggcttcaacaggtaggtggttccatgggtttgTAACTCTGTGGGTTCTATAGTACAGTGGTTTAGGCCTCGACTCACAGTCAAGGTTCCTGGGTTTAGTCTCCAgggtgggacagaaatagttgggcacgtttcctttcacctaatgcatctgtccaTCTAGCAGTGAATAGATAcccaggagttagacaactgttgtgggttgcatcctggggaaggttagTAGTTGACTAAGGGAGACCTCGATAAGCTTGAATACAAACTCCCTGTCCGTAACAATGGGAATTATATCATGTCTTACCTAATAGAGATGcctaacaataaaaaaaaattaaatattaatttttaaaaatttaGATTGATGGTTTTTCATTTTAATATACATGATAGGGATTATTTTGTGATTTGTTGTCCAGAAATATAATATAACTTTTTCTTCTCAACTAGATACTGCAAAATGAAAATGGCATGATTGTTCTTGTGACAGAGAATTTAGAAGTCTATCCGCCGAATCCAGACCTTGTAGCTGCAGCTCAGGGACACCAAGTGTGGCCTATCTTGTACCCCAACGATCCTGCATTCTCCAAACAGGCATACCAGGACTTGGCAGACATTATACCTGGTACCCCTGTTCTTATTATCAATAACACATTAAACAACCCTTGTCCCACTTGTGGTGTGTATCAATCGGTGGACAATTATGCAGCTCTAACTGAGAATTTGCTCCAAGTTGGTGGAAATTCTCTTGTAAAGGTAAGGACCTTTATTTTCCTCAATAATGTTTATGAATTCCCCAAAGTAAGataatcacgttaatgtgatttctttgtgtatccTCCGAGTAACATATTGTTCTGGGTAGGACAGAGATGGGAACATTTCTTATCACCATAATACCTCtgtttacttagcagtaaataggtactgtaaCTGGGAGTTAGTCGGCTTGTTATGGGGTTGCGTCTTGAGGAGGGTCAGTGGATCGACCTTGGGGGACTTTAATGTAAAGCTAATGTATTTATTGTTATGACTGCTGTCTTGTGTTGTACCTTTCCCAGCTTTTAAGAGTCATTTTCACACCTCTTTGTATATACATGATAGCCTTTGATCATTTCAGTTCAAGCTGCAAGTATGAAAGCGGCATGGCTTAGGAGAAATTAAAGTTTTAAGTTTTGATGGGGGGGGACAGCCTAGTGACATTTTTCAATATGGCAGGTATGGCATTTCTGATTGGTAGCAAATTTTCACACCAGAGGAGCAAAGGCAAGGGTGCAGAGGCCAGGATGTGAATGAAGGACATGATTGGTGAAAAGTTAATGAAGGGGTAACCAAAAGGCGACCAAACATCACATAACTACTGAGAGGTGGCAGACACACATCTCATTGGTGTGGGACACCTCACTGTTTCCCCATCAGTCTGTGTGGAAGGATGTACAGTACTAGGATATGCTCCCAATTTTGTGTAGAAATTTGTAGATGCACACCAAGTTGAGTCTATGTCAAGAGCTGAGGGCTGAGGGAAGATGCAAGGAGAAGCCTAGTTAGCCGCCTCTGGTAGGTGGGTCCTAATTGTTTGGGAATGTTGTGAACATTACAAGTGTGGTTATGCAGGACCATTCAGTGCAGAGAGGTTTGTAGAATTTCTTCACACCCTACTACTGCAAGATTTTCAATGACAATAAACGTGCACCAGAGACAGTTTACAGTGACATTTATATGACGTGGCAGTGTGAGTCTAGAGCCACTTGATAACAGCAACATGTGATGTGGTAGCTAAGTGGAAGTGTTATACGGAGTGCAATGACACAGTGTTGCAGAGAGGACCTCGGGTCCTCGCTTACACACTGGTTACCTGCATTTGTTGGCAGGTAGATCGAATCAATCCCTGGAGTGTAACTCATGTCGTGAGACAGTGTCAGATTCACAGAGTTACCTCCACACTGTCCCCCTTATTATCTGGTTGGCAAGAAAAAGTTGTTGCAATGATTCTTTGGACCAGGCAAGGATACAGGGGCAAAGAACCAAGACTGCAGTGCAAGGAGTAAAGGAAGAGGTGATGACCACTTTTCCCCACCTCACAACCACTATTAGCAGCGAGGAAGTCAACAGTGGCAGTTTCTGGCCTCCTTGCATACTAGAACTCTGGAAGTCAGCTAatctttgtcagcacatcactgtAGCCGAGTCAGCCTCAtaaggtttcccaatgtcaagaaactgtcgtactaaagtcccCTCTCCTAAGCTACCAGAGGatacaaaacagaaaatgggacagtatgtcaattttgtgtgcCGCTACCATTATCTAATACAGAATGAAAATTTTTGGCCTTGGATAGAGTACACGTCAAAATGTGACGCTCTCTTAGGAAGATGGGTTGGCTGAGTAGCTTCCTTTCCCCAACCCCTCTTGAGTTAGCTTCATTCAGAGGAATGATATTTTGTTGCACTTTATATGACATTGTTCACATTTGGTGGAATTCAAATTTGATTGCCACAACCTAGTGATGGCTTAAGATTTCAATTTGTGCTTTCTCCACTTTATGTGAGGTCACTCTTAATGTAAATGTAAAATTAACCGTGACAGCCTCAGTAACTTTTGTTTTTGAATTGATGTTCAATCCATTAATACTGTGACACTCGGGTgagtgcatgcatgcatacaatcATGAACAGGCATTCTCtaataaatatatgtatgtatgtatgtatgtactgtatatgttTATATACATAATCACCTACTCGccatttccaaaaatgtgagcaggttagcTTGGAAGACTACTCTTAATATAACTATTTTTTGTCTTGATTTTACAAGCTTGTGCACTGTGAAATGGTGAATGATTTCCTCCTTTAGGATTcactccatgagcttgcagatatgTGAGGTTTGATTGATTGGTCTGTAATTTTCTGCTGAACTTGTTCTGCCTTTGTTTTTTGGGGAAGATAGgggtaacatttgcatattttcagtctTTAGTAAATTATTCTTTGATAATCACCTCAAAGGCAGTAAGGAAAGTGATCATTCTAGACATTTAGGTAGGTTTCTATAATTTTATATCTTTCAGGATATAGTGGTCACATTTAAGGGTGAGATTTTCTTCTACCTGCATTTGATCAGTCATGTCTTCTTCTGTTAGCACAAGATCTAAAATACTGTTACCTCGGGTCAGTTCAATCATATGCTGTATGAGAACGGAGTCCCATATGAGGTCAAGAAAGTGTTCTCTTCCCATTTGTGATGTTAGAGTTACCTAGTCTGTTGTCTTGTGGCTAAAATCCCCCATTATAAAAGCTTGTGTTTCAGCTGTTGCCTCCATCACTTGATGTAGGTCTGTAAAGTTTTCTATTGTTGCTGTATCTGCTCTGTAACATATTCCCACTTATCTGTTTGCTACCATCTTGAGATATTGTTACACCATACAGATGCTGAACACACCatgttatttacttatttattgatGATTGCAGGTACCCTTAAAGATGGAAGTCCTCTTTGGTTATCTCTTCTTGTACCCATGTTTTACTGATCCCAGTGGTGTTGGAATTCTCAACCTCAGTACTGTATATGCTCACAATGTGTCAAATTTATTTACTAGACTTGACATTTGTGTATAGGTACTTTAAACTCCTGATACTGATAATAGGGAGCTGAAAGATTATTTCTGAAGTTTCTTGAGGTGCTGTGTGGTACTTTTCGCTTCTATTCTTTATGGCTGCCAGTGTTTTGCATTTGGCGTGCTAATTCAGATATTGCTCTGGAGCAGTGTGTTTAAGTTACTCTTATTATGGTGTTTGGCTGCTCTCCTGAGTGTTACCTTGTAGTAACAAGGTAATCAAAGGTTGATTACCTCCTGTTGAATGCATTTGGTTTCCACCCAGATTTGTGTGTGGTATCTTCAAGCAGTTTAAAAGTTGCACACCCCAagtgaataagaacataagaataaaggccaCTGCAGAAGCCCTGCTGGCCTATACAAGGCAGCTTGAATTTACATCCACCCAAACTTGTTCAAAATATACTCATGTACAGAATGTTCACCCAAATATATTCAGATGTTAATGTTAAGAGTTTTAGTGAAATAAAGTGGGTATACTGTATAGTACTCTAAAATTGGAATatgttttataaatataaaagCCTAATTTCTGTTTTAATGTTTTGTTTCAGGTGACAGAAGATGAGTGTTCACCGCCAAACTGCTTAATGAAATTGACTGTTGATAATAGCAGGCAGTATAATCCAGATGCTTTTATTGAAGTCCTTTACAattttgtagtaaataattttatACAACTCAACGTATATGATGAGGAAAGCATTCCAATGAACTCTTCTCAGAGTACGAGCAAAATCTATAAAATTACAAATCTTCAGGTAATATATGTAGCAATACATGTACAGTCTGTTATAGTACATAGTACAGTCTGTTATAGTACATAGTACAGTCTGTTATAGTACATAGTACAGTCATACCCTTgttattcacacattttatactgGTAGTTCTGGGTACTTGTAGTTAACACCACTATGTATTAGCACTTCCATTCTTTACAAATATTTTCATCCAACATTCAATTCATTTCTCTACAAATTAGTCAGtgaacagaaaaaaataaaaaaatatacagtTTTATCACACAAACTATAGAACTGCAGCCAACACCATGCAACCCTGTCaccttttataataataataataataataataataataataacaataataataatacacacagaaatcacaataacgtgatatatcaaatgaacaaattttttttttatttttaccatgttgtggtacagctgactaaggcgcatctgggaacattcacataggttcgaaccctcatcaaggcccttgtggatttgttcaataataataatactgtattaataatatagaataaaaacccacacttgtgatatttatgtaaggaatttacaccaagtcttttgcaCTCTCCTGACTGCTTTGTCAAGGTTCGAGTGTGTAGTTAGGACGAGACTTGCATCTCAACTTCTAATGAGGTAGCTGAGACTTGCATCCCAATACCTAATGATATTGgatatatatgcaggcgatgagtcacaataacgtggctgaagtatgttgaccagaccacacactagaagttgaagggacgacgacgtttcggtccgtcttggaccattctcaagttgatgggtatatatatttggatatatatatttgtatcctgGGTACAATTCTCTTATCCTTCTTGACTGCCTGACCATGTCACCTCTATTGCCCCACTGGGAATATCCAAGAATTTGCATAATGTTGATGCCTGCCACAAGGTACAGTATGATGTTTTAAGTCACCCattaagggaaaggggggggggggagcaaataTAGAcctgtagcattgcaactcctatcTTAACCCCATAATAGAATCATTCCCTCACACCTATTCATCACTTCTTTCCTCCATCATTATATCGATTCTTCTAAAACTACAGTTAGCATTTTTGTCAGCAAGTGTATTCTCATTTTTCCACAAGCCTTAGTCTTAGCTCTCACAGGGTTACCTTATGCAGGTGTCTCACAAATGATCAGTATTCTCTATGAATCTCAAGGCCCTGCTTTAGAATTACTCTACCTGTCTACCTgtatttaacaaaaaaaaaaaaatatgggaCATAATGTATTAAAAATCTTATCAAACCAAATTGATTGAAATAGTTTTTTTTAACAGAATACGACCTATAATGTGAATGTGAGTCGACCATATGCGATGTCTTCAGTGAGATGTTCACTGTTAGCAACACCAAATGATGGTATGAATGTGCAGGTGTGGTCTTCCAAAGGGttaagtaacctggactacaccaaAGACTCTGTCCCCACACTGTTTGCAATGGTAAGAATTCCCGTTGTGTTCCCAGCTGTGTTGACCTCATCTGGTTCGGCACATGCAGTTTGTGCTGGTTTATGTATGatattggatatatatatatttgttttgtaGCTCATATGTAACAGGCATAATAAACTATATTAATTGCATAGGTAATGAAGGATGggcatcatgtattatatgctgaTGTGACGGCTACAGTCACCACTAAAGATGGACCGAAGATTCTTACCCTGAAAGACAACGGCGCTGGAGGTCAGTTATGCTTTGGATAAGCATtctaaatatttatttaatttactcGGTTAATAACCATCTCCAAGTTATTCAAAGTGGTTTTTACCTTTTCATGTTTTGTTATTTCCATAATGAAACATTAATATCTTTTTTCAGGCTTATACTGTAATGTGCAACTTTTTTGTTGTTGACATTGGGTACTGTAGCCTCTTCGTGATAATTTTAAGGCACAACCGTTTTCCTGTTTTGGGGATTTTCATCTCTGTGGAATTTCACAGCTTTGTATATGCTCTTCCTAGTACTGTACAAGATAATGTGCTGGATAATTTTGGTTGATTTCAAAATCGGAAAATTCTTCAGGCAGTTTAATAAAATCATATTTTTGCAGTTTTTGAAACATCTCAAGAAACTTAATAAAAACAATTACTGTATTTCAATTTGGTTTGCCTGTGCCTTGTGATGATGATATGTAGGCCTGTATATTAATAGCTACCATGCTATCACTATAATGTTTTGGCAGTTTGCAGTAATTGAGCATTACTAAATCTCACTCATCCCAAATAAGTCAATTTGTACTCTAATGGCAATGTGAATAATGAATGCTCTATCTTTACTCTTGCTAAAACTTCAAATTCTATAATAAAGCAGTCTATGCCTCTCATCATTAAGTATCACTTCAAACTGTTATATCTTTTGCTAAATTTCTTGAACAATTCAGTGCTTGCTTATTACCatatttatattaagtttttatCCCCCAATAAACATAAAATTATATTAACAATACAATCTTGTTAAGCTCAAAATGCTCTGTATATTTGTGACTTTAATTTTCCAAGCTCTGTACCTACAAATAAACCACTATaatatgttcttatgtatattttatgaataccgttattattattgttataattattacTACAGTACTTGCTGTTCACTTTGGTTTTAAGTATTGCATGGAGATTTTTTCTTTAGTGTAGttgaatatatatctacaggCAAAAATTCAGGGGAGGATTAAGTATTCTACAGTATCTCCCCTCCTCAAAACTTAATGTATGACATGGCAGTAGTATTTAGAGGGGGATTGCTGTTATATCAAAAATGAGATGGTCAATTAAGCTGGAGATAACATTAATAATTAACCTGGTAATAACAACAAGATAACAATTAACCTGGGAAAACTGGATCTTGCCTAACCGAGTCATTTTGTGTTCCTATCTCTAATGTACTTTAGCATGTAAATAAATGGGAAAATTATCATTTTTCATCCATTGACATTAAAATGGTTAATCAGCTAAAAAAACAAACATTTTCTTTAGAAAACATTTAAACAGTTCTGACATGTAGAGGCTTCATAGATTGATGCTTATCTGGTTAACTTTCAGTGGTATTATTAAATAGTAATTTAACTGGCAGTATGTTTTACAAAACTGTAGTTATGTCATATGACCATTTCAACCAGTGAAAAAATATATGCAAGATGGTGTCCCAATAGATAAACTGTTGCAGGCGATACAACTGGTTATGATGGAGTGTACTCGGCCTACATGGTGGATTTCAGTCCGCCAGAGAATGTTGGCATCATGGTGACCGCAACAGATAATAATGGCACAGCACGTATCCTGAGCTCTGTGCTTCGCTCTGCTCCTGTATTAGGCGAGTACCACACCCAATATTATTAGTACCATAGGACACTATTGTACCTTACAGACAGGGGCCAGATTTTGGAGTGTCGACTTTTGGACATTGACCAGTCATCCTAATCTATCAGAATTATCCTGTGTCAGAATTCATCTAATGTATCAGAATTATCCTAATGTATCAGAATTGTTCTCACTACATACCTATCTTTTACAGTTTGGATTTAAAAGCCCAATatgaatttttatcatttataacaCAAATCTCCCACATATAATTTTGAAGGGATTTTACTAGTTGTTATGTATATCTCATGTTCATTAAACTTGAATTTTTCTCCTTTTTTGCACATTATAATTTTTTCTCGAACTCTTATCATCATCTGCAATATTACTATTATCCCAGATATGTTGTTAGCAATTAGAGTAAGGGAGTTCCACCTAATGGGGTTaggaaaggcccggcccccaggggAAACAATTCCCAGCAATTAAAAGAACACTAATGGTTTGTCATCTAGAGCAGATCACCTAACTGGGGTGATGGAAACTCCAGCTGCAATTTAccttaatataatttattaaccCTAGAACTTCCCCAAGTACAACAGAAATACTTTACCGCCTCGATCTTATGTTACCTCTCTGACTCCACATAGGTAGGAGACGAAATTTACATTGTAACTCGTGTAAATTGTGTAAATCCTTTAAATCCTTAAAAAGCTTGTGCATTTTatgagtcaaagaatgcaataaaTGCAGGGCATTTAGAcaaatagtctccgtggtgtagtggtaagacactcgcctggcattccgcgagcgctatgtcatgggttcgtatcctggctggggaggatttactgggcgcaattccttaactgtagcctctgtttaacgcaacagtaaaatgtgtacttggatgaaaaaacgattcttcgcggcggggatcgtattccagggacctgcccgaaacgctacgtgtactagtggctgtacaagaatgtaacaactcttgtatatatctcaaaaaaaaaaataattgaatttGCATCTTACAGGTGAACAAGCATGTTGTGGGAGTCAGCTCATCATCCCAGATGAGCTACTAGAGGATCCTGGAAGCTTCACTGTGTCTTCGGCACTTCAAGCAGGCAAGCTTACCGGAGTCCCACCTGATCTCTTGCCTCCTGCGCAAATCACTGACCTTAGGTCTTCACGAGATGACACGAATGTAATCCTCTCATTTACAGCGCCAGGTGACCATTTGGATCAAGGCACAGGTATGTAGGGCATTTCTTGTACTTGATCAGCATACAGTACTAATTTTCAGTCAAGGTGCTAACCCTGGTTTTCCGTCCTTCAGTTCCTAAGACATTTCTGTTACTATTGCTTTGTACAGTTATTGTTTTTACAAATTTGTACAATTGTGACTTATGACAACCCTTACTCCTACTTATACTCTCACACCACTCAGGCACAtacacactctcacaccactcaggtatgcacacactctcacaccactcaggcacatacacactctcacaccactcaggtatgcacacactctcacaccactcaggtatgcacacacactcacaccactcaggcacacacactctcacaccactcaGGCACTTACACGCTCTCACACTACTCAGGTATGCACACACTCTCATACCACTCaggcacatacacacactcacaccactcaGGTACTTACACGCTCTCACACCACTCAGGTatgcacacactcacaccaatCAGGCACACACATTCACATCACTcatgcacacacactcacaccactcatgcacacacacgcacacactaaaCTGAACTTAACACTCTCGTAACTGAAAACAAGAATTACGAAGAGaggctagaggtgttaaatatgccaaagctaggagagagaagaaaaagaggtgatatgatcaccacttacaaaattataacaggaattgaccaaattgacGAAGGGgagttcctgaaaccagcaacttcaagaacaaggggtcacagattcaagctaaggaaacaaaggagcCAAAGAATTATTTTAaagtttcttttgcaaacagagtggtagacggttggaacaagttaagtgaggcggtggtggaggccaaaaccatcagttttTTCAgagttatatgacagagtactgggaagacgagacaccataagtgtagctctcatcctgtaattacacttaagcTATTACAGACTATCATACTCATGCTCTCTCTGTTTCtatattctgtatatatattttattacataatatatatactgtatcttGATTTCCTGTAACTCGGTCCACTATGAGGACCACGGCTGGAAAGGTCAGTCCCTTTTCAAGGTTTGACCACAGTCAATTGTGTACAATCCCTTTATCAAATATCATCTAGTGTCCTATTGGTTTCAGACTATTGAGATTGTACTGAACAGTATTGATATAACTAATCTAATTGTAATAATTATTATTGTGATCATATTTTGATAAATATTTGTTTTCTTTTCAGCTGCATATTACACCATGAAGAAACAAACGTATCAAAACAGCAGCCATGTTTATAATGAAAACATCACGGCATCAGAAGCTGGCTCACTTGTTCAGCACTCCGTCACCATACAGGAATGTGATCTTTTTGTTTTCACAGTTACAGCTTATAGTTCTGATGGAAATGAAGGCAAAATGTCCAATGAGGTTCATGAATTTTTCCCATGTACAAATTCAAAGTCACTCACAGCTGGTGCAATAGCAGGGATCGTCATTGTGTGTCTCTTGGGAgttatcattatcatcatcatagtGTATCTTTGCCTTAAACGTGACGAGCGTGAAGATTTGTGTTTGTGGCAAGTTCTTACATGCAGATGCATTAAGAGAAATAAAGATGACCCCTCTGTATACAACAGCCCACCTCCAAACTCTGCACGGAGGAGTGATGTCATCCGTGGTAACAGGACTATTGTCACCGAGCCAATCAAAAATATAAGTGATCTTTATTCCAAGCCCAACTTGGATTC
This portion of the Procambarus clarkii isolate CNS0578487 chromosome 59, FALCON_Pclarkii_2.0, whole genome shotgun sequence genome encodes:
- the LOC123768108 gene encoding calcium-activated chloride channel regulator 2; this translates as METLVKALLVVVVAAAVGTGQAADISVVDGAYTGLVVALRDDLYPTQCSLYIQHIQSMISSASAVLYNVTNNTLSFGEVTILVPAAASSWPCLDLDIVENTRRLGWTDAHWRVGPSHPLFLDNPWTQQPRGCGEPGDFTYLSENFLSSNSDSVSQGKLLIHEWAKFRWGVFEEYGHLHDPIFPSAYRAQTSSFAPNYCSNNEVSGSFSDQCVQNGKEEDCNFTPDLASDSNVNIESSLLAAPFLGTVVKFCDSSDHDKTVPTKHNVLCDKRSTQEVINQHEDMQQAPGNTVASTTFSVVRASVPGDTIVFVLDYSVTMTDAISRWAFLKDSVIQFIMVKALPQTRVGLVIFDGTLLNSHPLQVLDSVDNKNSLVDIIKNTKIGTTKKDLLIGIQNAAQILQNENGMIVLVTENLEVYPPNPDLVAAAQGHQVWPILYPNDPAFSKQAYQDLADIIPGTPVLIINNTLNNPCPTCGVYQSVDNYAALTENLLQVGGNSLVKVTEDECSPPNCLMKLTVDNSRQYNPDAFIEVLYNFVVNNFIQLNVYDEESIPMNSSQSTSKIYKITNLQNTTYNVNVSRPYAMSSVRCSLLATPNDGMNVQVWSSKGLSNLDYTKDSVPTLFAMVMKDGHHVLYADVTATVTTKDGPKILTLKDNGAGGDTTGYDGVYSAYMVDFSPPENVGIMVTATDNNGTARILSSVLRSAPVLGEQACCGSQLIIPDELLEDPGSFTVSSALQAGKLTGVPPDLLPPAQITDLRSSRDDTNVILSFTAPGDHLDQGTAAYYTMKKQTYQNSSHVYNENITASEAGSLVQHSVTIQECDLFVFTVTAYSSDGNEGKMSNEVHEFFPCTNSKSLTAGAIAGIVIVCLLGVIIIIIIVYLCLKRDEREDLCLWQVLTCRCIKRNKDDPSVYNSPPPNSARRSDVIRGNRTIVTEPIKNISDLYSKPNLDSKRSIRQRKPDEDDGGFGAHRRQNENLQMRGVSDSSSQVSSSNLYTSQRTLPINQVGIPPAAHSPVHGYSPPYGYNNTNQRPQLFMSSSDLKYAGPQDNPAYDGHDDTDNYGDRHIPPRNPRINTQV